One segment of Anatilimnocola aggregata DNA contains the following:
- a CDS encoding DUF1501 domain-containing protein: MLSPQDLQRLSLPRACAELRKQAQTDQTRVSRRGFVHAGVLGTAGLSLANLLRSDAAASEQRGNHVARAKQANNVIILWMRGGPSHIDMWDPKPAAPEEFRGEFGTINSAVPGIQLTDMLPKTAKIMDKWSIVRSLNHGDAGHSTGDQMCFTGYGPGRSPDENSHPSCGSYVSEQLGPLNPKLPAYVMIPKMVPGTGSAYLGVPNRPFETGADPAQPGPFKVQNFELAEGLSVDRLDSRRQLLTGLDRLRKNVDASGRMDGMDRFSQKAVQMLLAPEAQKAFDLDQEPMALREKYGFAPAFDPGDPTRCGAPAWSQRMILARRLVEAGVRLVTVDLRWWDTHVQGFDSLRRGFLPRWDQAYTALIEDLHDRGLLETTLVVAWGEFGRTPRVNNNAGRDHYPNVFSAALAGGKVKGGRVVGSSDSKGAFPKDNPKPPHDILATIYDHLGIDTARHYLNDSGRPMRLLPYGQPIKELFS, encoded by the coding sequence ATGCTATCGCCTCAAGATCTCCAGCGTCTCAGTTTGCCCCGTGCCTGCGCCGAATTGCGCAAGCAGGCCCAAACCGATCAAACTCGGGTGAGTCGTCGTGGCTTTGTGCATGCGGGTGTGCTGGGGACTGCGGGCCTGTCGCTGGCCAACTTGCTGCGCAGTGATGCCGCTGCGTCCGAGCAGCGGGGCAATCACGTGGCCCGCGCGAAGCAAGCAAACAACGTCATCATCCTTTGGATGCGTGGCGGCCCCAGCCACATCGACATGTGGGATCCCAAGCCCGCTGCGCCCGAAGAATTTCGGGGTGAGTTCGGTACGATCAATTCGGCGGTCCCCGGCATTCAACTGACCGACATGCTGCCGAAGACAGCGAAGATCATGGACAAGTGGTCGATCGTCCGCAGCTTGAATCATGGCGATGCTGGCCATAGCACGGGCGACCAGATGTGCTTCACCGGGTACGGCCCCGGTCGCAGCCCAGACGAAAACTCTCACCCCAGCTGCGGCTCGTATGTCTCCGAGCAACTGGGCCCACTGAATCCCAAGCTCCCCGCCTATGTGATGATTCCCAAGATGGTCCCCGGCACAGGCAGTGCGTACTTGGGGGTTCCAAATCGTCCGTTCGAGACGGGTGCCGATCCTGCTCAGCCGGGGCCGTTCAAAGTGCAAAACTTTGAACTGGCCGAAGGACTGTCGGTCGATCGCCTCGACTCGCGCCGGCAATTACTGACCGGTCTCGACAGGCTGCGCAAGAATGTCGATGCCAGCGGGCGAATGGATGGCATGGATCGCTTCAGTCAAAAAGCGGTGCAGATGCTCCTTGCCCCCGAAGCCCAAAAAGCCTTCGATCTCGATCAAGAGCCGATGGCCCTCCGCGAGAAGTATGGCTTTGCGCCAGCCTTCGATCCGGGCGATCCGACCCGCTGTGGCGCTCCCGCTTGGAGCCAGCGGATGATTCTCGCGCGACGTCTCGTCGAAGCGGGCGTGCGACTCGTCACTGTCGATCTCCGTTGGTGGGATACACACGTCCAAGGCTTCGACTCTCTCCGCCGCGGTTTCCTCCCGCGTTGGGACCAGGCCTATACCGCGCTCATCGAAGACCTGCACGACCGCGGTCTGCTCGAGACGACGCTGGTCGTTGCTTGGGGCGAATTTGGTCGTACCCCGCGAGTGAACAACAACGCCGGTCGCGATCACTATCCGAATGTCTTCAGCGCCGCGCTGGCTGGTGGCAAAGTGAAAGGTGGTCGCGTCGTCGGCTCTTCGGACAGCAAGGGTGCGTTCCCCAAGGACAACCCCAAGCCGCCGCACGATATCCTCGCCACCATCTACGATCACCTGGGCATCGATACCGCTCGTCACTATCTCAACGACAGCGGCCGCCCCATGCGCCTGCTCCCATACGGCCAGCCGATCAAAGAGCTGTTTTCGTAG
- the hisH gene encoding imidazole glycerol phosphate synthase subunit HisH has protein sequence MSRVAIIDYQMGNLRSVQKGFERVGWHAEIVSDPRQIGPTDKLVLPGVGAFGDAIAELRRRDFVPVIQEAIAAGRPFLGICLGLQMLFDVGYEHGEHEGLGILRGKVLKFDLPHEFKVPHMGWNKGHIVRQAPILKDTAQDTHFYFVHSYYVVPEDPSVVAIETDYGHPFCAAVWRDNLFATQFHPEKSQADGLKLLKNFAEL, from the coding sequence ATGAGCCGTGTTGCCATCATCGACTATCAGATGGGGAACCTGCGGAGCGTGCAAAAGGGGTTCGAACGTGTGGGCTGGCATGCAGAGATCGTTTCCGATCCGCGGCAAATCGGCCCGACCGACAAGCTAGTCCTGCCCGGTGTGGGTGCCTTCGGCGATGCGATTGCCGAACTGCGGCGGCGCGATTTTGTACCGGTCATTCAAGAAGCCATTGCCGCCGGGCGGCCCTTCTTGGGCATTTGCTTGGGGCTGCAAATGCTCTTCGACGTGGGCTATGAACATGGCGAGCACGAAGGGCTGGGGATCTTGCGCGGCAAGGTGCTGAAGTTCGATCTGCCCCACGAGTTCAAGGTGCCCCACATGGGGTGGAACAAAGGGCACATCGTGCGTCAGGCACCGATCCTGAAAGACACCGCCCAAGACACGCACTTTTACTTCGTTCACTCGTACTACGTGGTGCCCGAAGACCCCAGCGTCGTCGCCATCGAGACCGACTACGGCCATCCGTTCTGTGCCGCGGTCTGGCGTGACAACCTCTTCGCTACCCAATTCCATCCCGAGAAGAGCCAGGCCGACGGCCTGAAACTGCTGAAGAATTTTGCCGAACTTTAG
- a CDS encoding PQQ-binding-like beta-propeller repeat protein: protein MSRIATFCCVAILACCCLQLHGQDADAGKNWPAWRGPQANGVAPHGDPPTKWSETENIRWKVEIPGEGSSTPIIWGDRIFLLTAVKTDKTVDTVPDAADQPKRPFGITFPKNFYQFTVMCLDRKTGKTLWQKVATERVPHEGVHPDNDFASSSPVTDGKRLFVSFGSRGVYSYDLDGNLNWQKEFGTLSTRNSFGEGSSPALHGNILVTTWDQDGPSFIIAQNADTGELLWRKDRDEKTAWATPLIVERAGHTQVITNATNLVRSYDLKNGEVLWQCAGQVTNVTPSPVATENLVYCMSGYRGSALYALPFDQKGDLTDSDKIAWRLDRGTPYIPSPLLYDGRLYFTQSNEGILSCVDAATGKTLIERTRLPGISQAYASPVGAAGKVYFTSRRGVFLVIKHADELEVLAENKLDDDFDASPAIAGKELYLRGKKFLYCVSE, encoded by the coding sequence ATGTCTCGAATTGCCACCTTCTGCTGCGTAGCCATTCTCGCCTGTTGCTGTCTGCAGTTACACGGACAAGATGCCGACGCTGGCAAAAACTGGCCCGCCTGGCGTGGTCCACAGGCAAATGGTGTGGCCCCACACGGCGATCCGCCGACGAAGTGGAGCGAGACCGAAAACATCCGCTGGAAAGTCGAGATTCCCGGCGAAGGAAGCTCGACGCCAATCATCTGGGGAGACCGCATTTTTCTGCTAACCGCCGTCAAGACCGACAAAACGGTCGACACCGTGCCCGATGCGGCCGACCAGCCCAAGCGTCCCTTTGGCATCACCTTCCCGAAAAATTTCTATCAATTCACGGTGATGTGCCTCGATCGCAAAACCGGCAAAACGCTGTGGCAAAAGGTGGCAACCGAGCGCGTGCCGCACGAAGGGGTTCATCCCGATAACGACTTCGCCTCGTCCTCGCCGGTGACCGACGGGAAACGGCTGTTCGTTTCGTTCGGTTCGCGGGGCGTCTATTCGTACGACCTCGATGGCAATCTCAACTGGCAGAAAGAATTTGGCACCCTCTCCACTCGCAACAGCTTTGGCGAGGGAAGTTCGCCGGCGCTGCACGGCAATATTTTGGTGACGACTTGGGATCAGGACGGCCCATCGTTCATCATTGCTCAAAATGCGGATACGGGTGAACTGCTTTGGCGTAAAGATCGCGACGAGAAGACCGCCTGGGCTACGCCGCTGATTGTCGAGCGGGCTGGCCACACTCAGGTGATTACCAACGCGACGAATCTGGTTCGCAGTTACGACCTGAAGAATGGTGAAGTCCTATGGCAATGCGCGGGACAAGTGACCAACGTCACGCCCTCGCCGGTCGCCACCGAGAATCTTGTCTATTGCATGAGTGGCTACCGAGGCAGTGCGCTCTATGCCTTGCCCTTCGATCAAAAGGGTGATCTGACCGATAGCGACAAGATCGCCTGGCGACTCGATCGCGGCACGCCGTACATTCCTTCGCCGTTGCTCTACGACGGTCGACTCTATTTCACGCAGTCGAACGAAGGGATTCTCTCGTGCGTCGATGCGGCGACTGGCAAAACCTTGATCGAGCGGACTCGCCTGCCGGGCATTTCGCAAGCTTATGCTTCGCCCGTGGGTGCCGCGGGGAAAGTGTATTTCACGTCTCGTCGCGGTGTCTTTTTGGTCATCAAGCACGCCGATGAACTTGAAGTCCTTGCCGAGAATAAACTCGATGACGACTTCGATGCATCGCCCGCCATCGCGGGCAAAGAACTCTACCTGCGCGGGAAGAAGTTTTTGTACTGCGTTAGTGAGTAA
- a CDS encoding sigma-54-dependent transcriptional regulator produces the protein MDSAKGDTRPPSRLKILFADDELSLQELMSIELPRMGHEVTVCPDGPTAVAALERNSYDCIIVDLDMPGMSGIQVIGKCKELSPDTDAVVLTGKASFETARDALRFGAFDYLTKPCKLVDLKGLLLRVAVKREWVNKCKALKHQLERVQGKTELVGDSPSMAKVKKLIEKVAPTSSTVLILGETGTGKELVARAVHQHSLRREAPFVAINCGALPEALIESELFGHRKGAFTGADEHRTGLFEVAHGGTIFLDEIGELPKSMQAKLLRVLESGEIRRVGDNTAFVVDVRVICATHRQLPDMVETGDFREDLMYRINTFEIHIPALRERIDDVPEIAGHLFRRFRPTLKSGDELFTPDAIDLLQKHSWPGNVRELANVIEHATILCDQPPISPEHLPQRFGAGRKSSGPPKLKIVSPISLRELENHAILEALDRHQGNKPAAADELGISLKTLYNKLSQTQLDKAG, from the coding sequence ATGGATTCGGCCAAAGGCGATACGCGGCCGCCTAGTCGATTGAAAATCCTGTTTGCCGACGACGAACTCTCGTTACAGGAATTGATGAGTATCGAGCTGCCCCGCATGGGGCACGAAGTGACCGTCTGCCCAGATGGTCCCACGGCTGTCGCTGCGCTCGAGCGCAACTCGTACGACTGTATCATTGTCGACCTCGATATGCCCGGCATGAGCGGCATTCAAGTCATCGGCAAGTGCAAGGAACTTTCGCCCGATACCGATGCCGTTGTGCTCACCGGCAAGGCCTCGTTCGAAACAGCCCGCGATGCACTTCGCTTCGGCGCCTTCGACTATCTGACCAAGCCCTGCAAGCTTGTCGACTTGAAGGGGCTGCTGCTGCGCGTGGCGGTGAAGCGCGAATGGGTGAACAAGTGCAAAGCGCTCAAACATCAACTGGAACGCGTGCAAGGAAAGACCGAGCTCGTCGGCGATAGTCCGTCGATGGCCAAAGTGAAAAAGCTGATCGAGAAGGTGGCTCCCACTAGCAGCACTGTGTTGATCTTGGGCGAAACTGGCACGGGCAAAGAACTCGTGGCTCGGGCCGTTCATCAACATAGCTTGCGGCGCGAAGCTCCCTTTGTCGCTATCAACTGCGGAGCACTACCGGAGGCGCTCATCGAAAGTGAACTGTTCGGCCATCGCAAGGGCGCATTCACGGGTGCCGACGAACACCGCACCGGGCTGTTTGAAGTGGCTCACGGCGGCACGATTTTTCTCGATGAAATCGGCGAATTGCCCAAGTCGATGCAAGCCAAGCTGCTGCGAGTTTTGGAGAGTGGCGAGATTCGCCGCGTGGGCGATAACACCGCGTTTGTGGTCGATGTGCGCGTGATTTGCGCGACGCATCGTCAGTTGCCGGACATGGTCGAGACCGGCGATTTTCGCGAAGACTTGATGTATCGCATCAACACGTTCGAGATTCATATTCCCGCGCTGCGAGAACGAATCGACGACGTGCCGGAAATCGCTGGACACTTGTTTCGCCGGTTCCGCCCCACGCTCAAGTCGGGCGATGAACTTTTCACGCCGGACGCCATCGACTTGCTGCAAAAGCATTCGTGGCCGGGCAACGTGCGCGAGCTGGCGAATGTGATTGAGCATGCGACAATCCTGTGCGATCAGCCGCCGATTTCGCCCGAGCATTTGCCGCAGCGGTTTGGGGCTGGCCGCAAGAGTAGCGGACCACCCAAGCTGAAGATTGTCTCGCCGATCTCGTTACGCGAACTGGAGAATCATGCGATTCTCGAAGCACTCGACCGGCATCAAGGAAACAAACCAGCTGCCGCCGATGAACTGGGCATCAGCTTGAAGACGCTCTACAACAAGTTGAGCCAGACTCAGCTTGATAAAGCTGGCTGA
- a CDS encoding sensor histidine kinase, translating into MHWRWSIQTKLLLCVALLLAMVVVLAVSGFQGAYSYRTLVRTMSLRASELPVAGELAQSLGDMRVTLSRANSVNYLLTERNGPEVDNVMLQHEFRTEYLAVEETLRRYGKQLTNDFDTDPRLGDRSKEREILATLERKLEVLAKAKDDPDWVVDPVGISSVATTVDEMYDLAGILPAQLHDRMRQFGGDVKDEYRTWIITSWIMFFLAIGMMVVLLAMFYVWVVAPLHVLLAGSRRIAKADDFNHRIFLRTNDEFSELAGALNDMTSRFQEIRHDLDDQVRQRTQEVVRSEQMASVGFLAAGVAHEINNPLAAIAMAAESLESRVEDIIVADGDKPSEEQNAEIAVLSKYLRRIQDEAFRCKGITDQLLDFSRRGPAEKDDTDLGELAEGVIDMVRHLGNYKQKNVELVRADEVRSRVNGQEIKQVLLNLITNGLDSLDNGGTVKVELRRSGQWAEIVVSDNGCGMSPEVLKHLFEPFFTRRRDGQGTGLGLSITYRIVSEHGGTIEVFSDGPGKGSRMRVLFPLSVDLKATHERALQNGFGQRRYAAA; encoded by the coding sequence TTGCACTGGCGCTGGTCAATTCAAACGAAGCTGCTGCTGTGCGTAGCCTTGCTCTTGGCAATGGTCGTCGTGCTGGCCGTCAGCGGTTTTCAGGGGGCGTACTCTTATCGCACCCTCGTGCGCACGATGAGCCTACGCGCCAGCGAGCTCCCCGTGGCCGGCGAATTGGCCCAAAGCTTGGGCGATATGCGAGTCACGCTCAGCCGGGCTAACTCGGTGAATTATCTGCTGACCGAGCGGAATGGTCCGGAAGTCGACAACGTGATGTTGCAGCACGAGTTCCGCACGGAGTATCTCGCTGTCGAAGAAACGCTCCGCCGCTACGGCAAGCAACTTACCAACGACTTCGACACCGATCCCCGCCTCGGCGATCGGAGCAAAGAGCGCGAGATCCTCGCCACGCTCGAGAGAAAGCTCGAAGTCCTCGCCAAAGCCAAAGACGATCCAGATTGGGTCGTCGATCCAGTTGGCATCTCGTCGGTGGCGACCACTGTTGATGAAATGTACGACCTGGCTGGCATCTTGCCCGCCCAGTTGCACGATCGCATGCGACAGTTCGGTGGCGACGTGAAAGACGAGTATCGCACCTGGATCATCACCTCGTGGATCATGTTCTTTCTGGCCATCGGCATGATGGTTGTGCTGCTGGCTATGTTCTATGTCTGGGTCGTTGCCCCACTGCATGTGCTGCTGGCCGGTTCGCGGCGTATTGCTAAGGCAGACGATTTCAATCACCGAATTTTCTTGCGCACGAATGACGAGTTCTCGGAGCTGGCAGGCGCGCTCAACGATATGACGAGCCGCTTTCAAGAGATTCGTCACGACCTGGACGACCAGGTACGCCAACGGACGCAGGAAGTTGTCCGGAGCGAACAGATGGCCAGCGTGGGCTTTCTCGCCGCGGGTGTGGCACACGAGATCAACAATCCGCTCGCTGCGATCGCGATGGCTGCAGAATCGCTCGAGTCCAGGGTCGAAGACATCATCGTGGCCGATGGCGATAAGCCTAGCGAAGAACAGAACGCCGAAATCGCCGTCCTCAGTAAATATTTGCGGCGCATTCAGGACGAAGCCTTCCGCTGCAAGGGTATCACCGATCAGCTGCTCGATTTTTCGCGGCGCGGTCCGGCCGAAAAGGACGACACCGACCTGGGCGAGTTGGCCGAAGGCGTGATCGACATGGTTCGGCACTTGGGCAACTACAAGCAGAAGAATGTCGAGTTGGTTCGAGCCGATGAAGTTCGTTCGCGCGTCAATGGACAAGAAATCAAGCAAGTGCTATTGAACCTGATAACCAACGGGCTCGACAGCTTGGACAACGGCGGCACGGTAAAGGTGGAGCTGCGCCGGAGCGGACAGTGGGCCGAGATTGTGGTGAGCGATAACGGCTGCGGGATGAGCCCTGAAGTATTGAAGCACCTGTTTGAACCGTTTTTTACGCGCCGGCGCGATGGCCAGGGCACAGGCCTCGGTCTCTCGATCACCTATCGCATCGTGAGCGAGCACGGCGGCACGATTGAAGTGTTCAGTGATGGTCCGGGAAAGGGCTCGCGCATGCGAGTGCTGTTCCCCTTGTCGGTAGATTTAAAGGCAACCCATGAAAGAGCCCTCCAGAATGGATTCGGCCAAAGGCGATACGCGGCCGCCTAG
- the trmB gene encoding tRNA (guanine(46)-N(7))-methyltransferase TrmB encodes MTVPVTNKDDDFGVAIPGRILPQEAWAQTAIKKMPDPPLDWQAIFGRSAPVVLDLGCGNGRFLISSSLERPKLNHLGVDILPMVIRYATRRCNQRGLHNARLAVIGAFELLAEYVPAASVAEIHLYHPQPYEKRGHIDDRLITLEFLTLVQNALVPGGLFVIQTDNKSYWKDISRFAPQVFEFEELTGPWPDAPQGRTRREIYARQHGLKIYRGQGTPK; translated from the coding sequence GTGACGGTCCCCGTGACGAACAAAGACGACGATTTTGGCGTAGCCATTCCCGGACGGATTTTGCCGCAAGAGGCTTGGGCCCAGACGGCAATCAAGAAAATGCCGGACCCGCCGCTCGATTGGCAGGCCATCTTTGGCCGCTCCGCGCCGGTCGTGCTCGATCTGGGTTGCGGCAACGGTCGCTTCTTAATTTCCAGCAGCCTGGAGCGACCGAAACTCAATCACTTGGGCGTCGATATTCTCCCTATGGTGATTCGCTACGCCACACGCCGCTGCAATCAGCGTGGTCTGCACAATGCGAGGCTGGCGGTGATCGGTGCCTTTGAACTGCTAGCGGAGTATGTGCCAGCAGCGAGCGTCGCCGAGATCCATCTCTATCATCCACAGCCCTATGAGAAGCGCGGGCATATCGACGATCGCCTCATCACGCTGGAGTTTCTTACCTTGGTGCAAAATGCACTCGTCCCTGGCGGGCTGTTTGTCATTCAGACCGACAACAAGAGCTATTGGAAGGACATCAGCCGTTTTGCGCCCCAGGTGTTCGAGTTCGAAGAATTAACCGGACCTTGGCCCGACGCACCGCAAGGACGCACACGCCGCGAGATCTATGCCCGGCAACACGGGCTGAAGATTTACCGCGGCCAGGGAACGCCAAAGTAG
- a CDS encoding DUF362 domain-containing protein, protein MSEQRKPEPFSTVPRLQLPNVNRRTLIVGGGLAAAGIVLASQIRELTRGRASVFVAKNQKYDGPLVQTMRDGLIACGLVPDQIKGKRILLKPNLVEPSRDAPHMTTHPAIILAAAEVFRTWGGDVIVGEGPGHVRDTEMALVESGVADALDSMHLPFSDLNYEEVVWTPNRGRASKLPGFFFPRSVAEADLVVSLPKMKTHHWVGVTAAMKNLYGVIPGIKYGWPKNVLHHNGIPETVFDINASLPQTIAIVDGIDCMEGDGPIMGTKKPMGLLVMGTSPTAVDATICRLMDVNPQQVPYLALAANRLGPLDKRLIDQRGEAWEPLQSTFQMLDKPHLRALVRHRGVLVS, encoded by the coding sequence ATGAGCGAGCAGAGAAAGCCAGAGCCGTTTTCGACTGTACCTCGGCTGCAATTGCCGAACGTCAATCGCCGCACGCTGATTGTCGGTGGCGGCCTGGCAGCAGCAGGGATCGTGCTTGCCAGCCAAATTCGCGAGCTTACGCGCGGACGGGCCAGCGTGTTCGTTGCCAAAAATCAAAAGTACGACGGACCGCTCGTGCAAACCATGCGTGATGGGCTGATCGCCTGCGGACTGGTGCCTGACCAAATCAAGGGGAAGCGCATCCTCCTGAAGCCCAATCTGGTGGAGCCCTCGCGCGATGCCCCCCACATGACCACGCATCCCGCAATCATTCTCGCCGCCGCAGAGGTCTTTCGGACTTGGGGGGGCGACGTGATCGTTGGTGAAGGGCCCGGACACGTACGCGATACTGAGATGGCACTCGTCGAGTCGGGCGTTGCCGACGCGCTCGACTCGATGCATCTCCCCTTCAGCGATCTCAATTACGAAGAAGTCGTATGGACCCCTAACCGCGGCCGCGCGAGCAAGTTGCCCGGCTTCTTCTTTCCCCGTAGCGTGGCCGAAGCAGACCTGGTCGTGTCGCTCCCAAAGATGAAGACGCATCACTGGGTTGGCGTGACCGCGGCGATGAAGAACCTGTACGGCGTCATCCCCGGCATCAAGTACGGCTGGCCGAAGAACGTGCTCCACCACAACGGCATTCCCGAAACCGTCTTCGATATCAACGCTTCGCTCCCCCAGACCATTGCCATTGTCGACGGCATCGATTGCATGGAAGGGGACGGGCCGATCATGGGAACCAAGAAACCGATGGGACTGCTGGTGATGGGAACTTCGCCCACCGCGGTCGATGCCACAATCTGCCGCTTGATGGACGTGAACCCGCAACAAGTGCCTTACCTTGCCCTGGCCGCCAATCGACTTGGCCCGCTCGATAAACGACTCATCGATCAGCGGGGCGAAGCCTGGGAACCGCTGCAATCGACCTTCCAGATGCTCGATAAGCCACACCTTCGCGCGCTCGTTCGCCATCGTGGTGTGCTGGTGAGTTAG
- a CDS encoding arylsulfatase gives MLSPRLVALLTLLIVPAASLTWAADSPRKPNVLIVMTDDQGLGDFSFMGNPVLKTPHLDSFAKESVRLTDFHVSPMCSPTRGQLLTGLAALRNGATSVTAGRTFLRPGLPTLPELFAKSGYRTGLFGKWHLGDSYPHRPQDKGFQESIYHLGWGQLNSTPEFDHPLIDGRYFHNGEEKRYTGHCTDFWFDSAMAWMKQCAAKDEPFLCYLPTNAPHAPHIDLAKYIEPYQGKGPAPFFGMIAHIDQRFGDLDKFLTEQKLRDNTIVIFMTDNGGTAGVSTFNAGLRAGKTTYYDGGHRVPCWIRWPAGKIGEPRDIATPTQNIDLLPTLCDFCGVPQPERAAADLPYQGQSLAALLRGEQEPAERKFVVQYGQTPKKFEACVVGGKWRLVKGEELYDVVADRAQAENVAPQHPDVVKSLRDYYEGWWSGLEPILSDFVPQSIGAREQPVVELTSGDWEGIYADNTGFVREAVGGPTGGHWHLQIEQPGDYEFTLRRWPAQTKAALGAKYEPSAKSPANKKQIKTVGFPTIAGANVSIAGKEQSGDAKASDTAATIVVRDLKPGKAILKAWFQDAAGKNLCGAFFVTVVKK, from the coding sequence ATGCTCTCTCCCCGTCTTGTCGCGTTACTAACGCTGTTGATCGTCCCCGCGGCGTCCTTAACTTGGGCAGCTGATTCGCCCCGCAAGCCCAACGTCCTGATCGTTATGACCGACGATCAAGGTCTCGGCGATTTTTCGTTCATGGGGAATCCGGTCCTCAAGACTCCGCACCTCGATTCCTTTGCCAAGGAGTCTGTCCGGCTGACCGATTTTCATGTTTCGCCCATGTGCAGCCCCACGCGCGGGCAATTGCTGACCGGCTTGGCAGCACTGCGCAACGGGGCGACTTCGGTAACTGCGGGGCGGACCTTCTTGCGCCCCGGTTTGCCGACGCTGCCGGAACTGTTTGCCAAGAGCGGCTACCGCACGGGCCTTTTCGGCAAATGGCATTTGGGCGATTCGTATCCACATCGGCCGCAGGACAAGGGGTTTCAAGAGAGTATCTATCATTTGGGCTGGGGACAGTTGAACTCGACTCCCGAGTTCGATCATCCGCTCATTGATGGCCGTTATTTTCACAACGGCGAAGAGAAGCGATACACGGGGCACTGCACCGACTTCTGGTTCGATTCGGCCATGGCCTGGATGAAACAATGTGCGGCCAAGGATGAGCCGTTTCTCTGCTATCTGCCGACGAATGCGCCGCATGCGCCGCACATCGACCTGGCGAAGTACATCGAGCCCTATCAAGGAAAAGGGCCCGCTCCCTTCTTCGGCATGATCGCCCACATCGACCAGCGGTTCGGCGATCTCGACAAGTTTCTGACCGAGCAGAAACTGCGCGACAACACGATCGTCATTTTCATGACCGACAACGGTGGAACAGCCGGCGTGAGCACATTCAACGCCGGCCTGCGGGCTGGCAAGACGACGTACTACGACGGCGGCCATCGCGTCCCGTGTTGGATTCGCTGGCCCGCGGGCAAAATCGGCGAACCGCGAGACATCGCAACTCCCACACAGAATATCGATCTGCTCCCCACACTCTGCGACTTTTGTGGCGTGCCCCAGCCGGAACGTGCTGCTGCCGATTTGCCTTATCAAGGACAAAGTCTCGCGGCGCTCCTGCGGGGCGAACAGGAACCGGCCGAGCGCAAGTTTGTGGTGCAGTATGGCCAGACGCCCAAGAAGTTCGAGGCGTGCGTTGTCGGCGGCAAATGGCGATTGGTGAAGGGGGAGGAACTTTACGATGTTGTGGCGGATCGAGCGCAAGCGGAAAACGTCGCCCCCCAACATCCCGACGTGGTCAAGTCGCTGCGCGACTACTACGAAGGCTGGTGGAGTGGCCTCGAGCCGATCTTGAGCGACTTCGTGCCGCAGAGTATCGGCGCGAGGGAGCAGCCCGTCGTCGAACTAACGAGCGGCGACTGGGAAGGCATCTATGCCGACAATACGGGGTTTGTCCGCGAAGCGGTCGGCGGTCCGACAGGTGGACATTGGCATTTGCAGATTGAGCAACCAGGCGATTACGAGTTCACGCTGCGACGCTGGCCCGCTCAAACGAAGGCTGCGCTGGGCGCGAAGTACGAACCCTCGGCGAAATCTCCGGCGAACAAGAAGCAGATCAAGACGGTTGGCTTTCCGACGATTGCCGGCGCGAATGTCAGCATCGCGGGTAAAGAACAATCGGGGGATGCGAAAGCCAGCGACACGGCTGCGACGATCGTTGTCCGCGACCTTAAGCCCGGTAAAGCCATCCTCAAAGCCTGGTTTCAGGACGCGGCTGGCAAAAACCTCTGCGGGGCGTTCTTCGTGACGGTAGTCAAGAAGTAG